A DNA window from Daucus carota subsp. sativus chromosome 3, DH1 v3.0, whole genome shotgun sequence contains the following coding sequences:
- the LOC108212555 gene encoding biogenesis of lysosome-related organelles complex 1 subunit 2 isoform X5 translates to MGEAKERDELGESINDLFTSVFTMIKGELQGTNNLLDLLEKMNLKVAEEYNDLGDVASGLRVFVEQLKSKSGNFDEYVQQIDAIESI, encoded by the exons ATGGGGGAAGCCAAGGAAAGAGACGAACTGGGAGAGTCAATTAACGATCTATTCACCAGTGTCTTCACCATGATCAAAGGCGAGCTTCAG GGAACGAATAACCTACTTGACCTTCtagagaagatgaacctgaaagTGGCAGAAGAGTATAATGATCTTGGGGATGTGGCATCTGGATTAAGGGTTTTTGTTGAGCAACTGAAGTCAAAAAGTGGCAACTTTGACGAATACGTCCAACAGATTGATGCAATAGAGAG
- the LOC108212555 gene encoding biogenesis of lysosome-related organelles complex 1 subunit 2 isoform X1: MGEAKERDELGESINDLFTSVFTMIKGELQGTNNLLDLLEKMNLKVAEEYNDLGDVASGLRVFVEQLKSKSGNFDEYVQQIDAIERQVTEFEAVISMLDKHVSMLESKVQSVYQTPPP, translated from the exons ATGGGGGAAGCCAAGGAAAGAGACGAACTGGGAGAGTCAATTAACGATCTATTCACCAGTGTCTTCACCATGATCAAAGGCGAGCTTCAG GGAACGAATAACCTACTTGACCTTCtagagaagatgaacctgaaagTGGCAGAAGAGTATAATGATCTTGGGGATGTGGCATCTGGATTAAGGGTTTTTGTTGAGCAACTGAAGTCAAAAAGTGGCAACTTTGACGAATACGTCCAACAGATTGATGCAATAGAGAGGCAAGTCACTGAATTCGAAGCTGTAATTTCAATGCTTGATAAACATGTTTCGATGTTGGAATCAAAAGTGCAGTCTGTTTACCAGACTCCGCCTCCCTGA
- the LOC108212555 gene encoding biogenesis of lysosome-related organelles complex 1 subunit 2 isoform X4: MGEAKERDELGESINDLFTSVFTMIKGELQGTNNLLDLLEKMNLKVAEEYNDLGDVASGLRVFVEQLKSKSGNFDEYVQQIDAIERV; encoded by the exons ATGGGGGAAGCCAAGGAAAGAGACGAACTGGGAGAGTCAATTAACGATCTATTCACCAGTGTCTTCACCATGATCAAAGGCGAGCTTCAG GGAACGAATAACCTACTTGACCTTCtagagaagatgaacctgaaagTGGCAGAAGAGTATAATGATCTTGGGGATGTGGCATCTGGATTAAGGGTTTTTGTTGAGCAACTGAAGTCAAAAAGTGGCAACTTTGACGAATACGTCCAACAGATTGATGCAATAGAGAG
- the LOC108212555 gene encoding biogenesis of lysosome-related organelles complex 1 subunit 2 isoform X3 codes for MGEAKERDELGESINDLFTSVFTMIKGELQGTNNLLDLLEKMNLKVAEEYNDLGDVASGLRVFVEQLKSKSGNFDEYVQQIDAIEREWEID; via the exons ATGGGGGAAGCCAAGGAAAGAGACGAACTGGGAGAGTCAATTAACGATCTATTCACCAGTGTCTTCACCATGATCAAAGGCGAGCTTCAG GGAACGAATAACCTACTTGACCTTCtagagaagatgaacctgaaagTGGCAGAAGAGTATAATGATCTTGGGGATGTGGCATCTGGATTAAGGGTTTTTGTTGAGCAACTGAAGTCAAAAAGTGGCAACTTTGACGAATACGTCCAACAGATTGATGCAATAGAGAG
- the LOC108210373 gene encoding amino acid transporter AVT6A codes for MTSSEKSESGLRVDYRAPLLSRIDDDVPVEKRKGASFAGSVFNLSCSIVGAGIMSLPSTFKLLGIVPGTLLVIIAAFLTEASVEMLLRFSKPGSSFSYGDVMGDAFGTSGKVLLQICIVINNIGAVIIYLIITEDVISGSTSSGIHHAGILEGWFGEFWWTGRAFVLLVLTTFVFIPLICFKRIDSLRFTSAISFVLAVLFIVVLIGVTIYKLIEGSIKTPTWFPEVDSATSFLNLFTAVPVLVCAYLCHFNVHTIENELGDSPRMQAVVRTSLVFCAAVYLTTGFFGFLLFGDSTLSDVLSNFDTNLAVPYSSLINSIVHISYALHIILIFPIIFHPLRLNLDGLLFPSARHFLSHNIRFAFISMGLLAVCLFGAIYIPSIWIAFEFAGATVGVMLLFIFPAAITLRDYHSIATRKDKFLAVVMIIVAVFSNVVAIYSNAHSLLYNSNNS; via the exons ATGACTTCCAGTGAGAAATCAGAAAGTGGTCTGAGGGTTGATTATAGGGCACCTTTGTTATCAAGAATTGATGATGACGTGCCGGTGGAGAAACGCAAAGGAGCTTCTTTTGCTGGATCAGTGTTTAATCTATCATGTTCGATTGTGGGTGCTGGGATAATGAGTTTGCCTTCAACTTTTAAATTGTTAGGAATTGTTCCTGGCACTTTACTTGTTATTATTGCTGCATTCTTAACCGAGGCTTCTGTTGAGATGTTGCTTCGATTTAGTAAGCCTGGTTCATCATTTTCCTATGGCGATGTCATGGGTGATGCATTTGGAACTAGTGGAAAGGTGTTGTTGCAGATATGTATAGTAATCAACAATATTGGTGCTGTTATCATTTACCTGATCATTACAG AGGATGTGATTTCTGGTTCAACTTCAAGTGGGATTCACCATGCTGGCATTTTAGAAGGATGGTTTGGTGAATTTTGGTGGACTGGGCGTGCCTTTGTGCTTCTCGTCCTAACTACATTTGTTTTTATTCCTTTAATATGTTTTAAGCGGATTG ATTCATTGAGATTCACTTCTGCTATATCATTTGTTCTTGCTGTACTGTTTATTGTTGTGCTGATTGGCGTAACAATATACAAACTGATTGAGGGAAGCATAAAGACACCTACATGGTTTCCAGAAGTTGATAGCGCAACATCCTTCCTAAATCTTTTCACTGCAGTTCCGGTTCTTGTTTGTGCATATTTATGTCACTTCAATG TACATACAATTGAAAACGAGCTTGGAGATTCACCTAGGATGCAAGCTGTTGTTCGAACCTCACTTGTTTTTTGTGCAGCAGTATATCTAACGACAGGCTTCTTTGGGTTTCTTCTGTTTGGCGATTCAACTCTTTCAGATGTGCTCTCCAACTTCGACACCAACCTTGCAGTTCCCTACAGCTCTCTTATCAACAGCATTGTTCACATCAGCTATGCATTACATATCATACTTATATTTCCTATCATATTTCACCCACTGAGGCTTAATTTGGACGGCCTCCTTTTCCCCTCAGCAAGGCATTTTCTGTCGCACAACATAAGATTTGCATTCATAAGCATGGGACTTCTCGCGGTGTGTCTTTTTGGAGCAATATACATACCAAGCATTTGGATAGCTTTCGAGTTCGCTGGTGCAACAGTAGGGGTTATGCTTCTTTTCATATTTCCTGCTGCCATCACCCTCAG GGACTATCATTCTATAGCAACAAGGAAAGACAAGTTTCTAGCTGTTGTTATGATCATTGTAGCAGTGTTCTCAAATGTAGTGGCTATATACAGCAATGCACACTCTTTGCTTTACAATTCGAACAACTCCTAG